A DNA window from Mus caroli chromosome 8, CAROLI_EIJ_v1.1, whole genome shotgun sequence contains the following coding sequences:
- the B3gnt9 gene encoding UDP-GlcNAc:betaGal beta-1,3-N-acetylglucosaminyltransferase 9 — MRRRPRLCRDAWLTLLLSAALGLLLYAQRDGASPTTRPPARGPQIPRPTPGLRARELPNTARAAPLAYEGDTPVPPTPTDPFDFGGYLRAKDQRRFPLLINQRRKCRSDGASGGSPDLLIAVKSVAADFERREAVRQTWGAEGRVQGALVRRVFLLGVPKGAGSDGAGTRSHWRALLEAESRAYADILLWAFEDTFFNLTLKEIHFLSWASAFCPDVHFVFKGDADVFVHVRNLLQFLELRDPAQDLLAGDVIVQARPIRARASKYFIPQAVYGLPVYPAYAGGGGFVLSGATLRRLADACSQVELFPIDDVFLGMCLQRLRLTPEPHPAFRTFGISQPSAAPHLRTFDPCFYRELVVVHGLSAADIWLMWRLLHGPQGPVCAHPQPVATGPFQWNS; from the coding sequence ATGAGGAGGAGGCCGCGCCTTTGCCGAGACGCGTGGCTTACGCTGCTGCTCAGCGCCGCCCTCGGACTCCTGCTCTACGCGCAGCGCGACGGGGCATCCCCCACGACCAGACCACCAGCGCGAGGACCCCAGATCCCGCGGCCCACTCCTGGCCTCCGAGCACGGGAGCTCCCCAACACCGCCCGCGCAGCCCCGCTGGCCTACGAGGGGGACACTCCGGTGCCGCCCACACCTACGGACCCCTTTGACTTCGGCGGGTATCTGCGCGCCAAGGACCAACGGCGCTTCCCGCTGCTCATTAACCAGCGTCGCAAATGCCGCAGCGACGGCGCATCCGGCGGCTCGCCGGACCTGCTCATCGCTGTCAAGTCTGTGGCTGCCGACTTTGAGCGGCGGGAAGCCGTTCGCCAGACTTGGGGAGCTGAGGGTCGCGTGCAGGGGGCACTCGTGCGCCGAGTGTTCTTGTTGGGCGTGCCCAAGGGGGCGGGCTCCGACGGGGCAGGCACGCGTTCGCACTGGCGCGCCCTGCTGGAGGCCGAGAGCCGAGCTTATGCAGACATTCTGCTCTGGGCTTTCGAAGACACCTTTTTCAATCTAACGCTGAAGGAGATTCACTTTCTATCTTGGGCCTCAGCATTCTGTCCAGATGTACACTTTGTTTTTAAGGGCGATGCAGATGTGTTCGTGCACGTGAGGAACCTGCTGCAGTTTCTGGAACTCCGGGATCCGGCACAGGACCTTCTTGCGGGTGATGTGATTGTGCAGGCAAGGCCAATCCGAGCTAGAGCCAGCAAGTACTTCATTCCCCAGGCTGTGTATGGACTGCCCGTTTACCCTGCCTACGCAGGTGGTGGCGGCTTTGTTCTTTCGGGAGCCACGCTCCGACGCCTAGCTGATGCTTGCTCACAAGTTGAGCTCTTTCCCATAGACGATGTCTTTCTAGGCATGTGTTTGCAGCGCTTGCGGCTCACACCTGAGCCTCATCCAGCGTTTCGCACCTTTGGCATCTCCCAGCCTTCAGCTGCACCTCATCTTCGAACCTTCGACCCCTGTTTCTACCGAGAACTGGTGGTAGTACATGGGCTGTCTGCAGCTGACATCTGGCTTATGTGGCGCTTGTTGCATGGGCCTCAGGGCCCAGTCTGTGCACATCCACAGCCTGTGGCAACAGGTCCCTTCCAATGGAATTCTTAG